A stretch of DNA from Mycolicibacterium celeriflavum:
GCGGGCCGAAGTTCTGCTCCATGCGGATCACGCAGGACGTCCGCGACTACGCCGCCAAGCACGGACTCGAGACCGAAGAAGACATCGAGGCTGCGCTTTCGGCGGGCATGGCCGAGAAGTCACGCGAGTTCGCCGAACACGGCAACCGCGTGTACCTCCCGCTGGCATGACTTACCTGCCGTTGCCCGAACCGGGCACCACGCCGGTGCGGGTGATGACGATCGCCGGATCGGATTCGGGCGGCGGTGCGGGCATCCAGGCCGACATGCGCACGTTTGCGCTCCTGGGCGTGCACAGTCTCGTCGCGGTCACCGCGGTGACGGTGCAGAACTCGATGGGTGTCAAGGGTTTCCACGAGATCCCACTCGACGTCATCGCCGGTCAGATCGAGGCGGTGGCGACCGACATCGGTGTGCAAGCCGCTAAGACGGGGATGCTGGCATCGTCGGACATCATCGACACCGTCGCCGAGGTGTGGCGCCGGCAAGGCCTCGCGGGCACGGTGCCGCTGGTGGTGGACCCGGTGTGCGCCTCGATGCACGGCGATCCGCTGTTGCACCCCAGTGCCCTGGATTCTCTGCGGACACAACTGTTTCCGCTCGCAACGCTGGTCACCCCGAACCTCGACGAGGTGCGCCTGCTGGTCGGGATCGATGTCGTCGACGACGCCACGCAGCGGGAGGCGGCCCGCGCACTGCACGCGCTGGGACCGCAGTGGGCGCTGGTCAAGGGCGGGCACCTGCGCACGTCGGCGCAGAGTTCGGACCTGCTGTTCGACGGCGCCGAGTTCCACGAGTTCGACGCCACGCGCATCGATACCGGACACGACCACGGTG
This window harbors:
- the thiD gene encoding bifunctional hydroxymethylpyrimidine kinase/phosphomethylpyrimidine kinase, whose product is MTYLPLPEPGTTPVRVMTIAGSDSGGGAGIQADMRTFALLGVHSLVAVTAVTVQNSMGVKGFHEIPLDVIAGQIEAVATDIGVQAAKTGMLASSDIIDTVAEVWRRQGLAGTVPLVVDPVCASMHGDPLLHPSALDSLRTQLFPLATLVTPNLDEVRLLVGIDVVDDATQREAARALHALGPQWALVKGGHLRTSAQSSDLLFDGAEFHEFDATRIDTGHDHGAGDTLAAAVTCALAHGYRMPDAVAFGKRWVTECLRAAYPLGQGHGPVSALFRLTG